A stretch of DNA from Oryza brachyantha chromosome 4, ObraRS2, whole genome shotgun sequence:
ACACCTGGAAGGATTCCGAGACCCCTCCATTGTCCTCTTGGAAAGATGAGTAAGTCACTTTGGTCTCCTCGATCAAGAGCTGCACGACTGGTTACACTACACACATATTCTTTGTTTGCTGTTCTGTACTTGCATGTTTGGTTCTTGTTGCACTGCGTGTTACTTGACGATTTTCTTCTGCTCGTTGCTCGAGAACTTGTATGGATCAGAATAATAAGCAATCTAgtaaatgtgtataaaaaagttggtAGGAATAAACATGGAAAGTAAGGAACCATGCAGGGCGTACTGATCAAATCGACCGGTTTAGTTTTTCTTGACTACATGACCTTGTCTATGGGCTGTTTTACaagagtaaatttttttttgggaaatgCTAGGGATGTCCACGTCGGTAGAAAGAGATACAATCAAAACGTTGCAGCCAAATTTGGAGCAAGGAGAAAtaatctctaaatttatagttcCTCCCTCCTTATATGTGTTAGAGCCAGGAACCACTGGACTATAttatttacacttcgttctctaTTACAGATAAAATATGAGATCAATGATCTGCGGGGCTcgtgagaaaaataaaagctactccctccgttttttttaacgccgttaactttttatttacgtttaaccctttatcttatttgaaaattttgtccaaatataaaaaaatataaatcatatttaaagttaatttagtaataaatcaaatcataataaaatagtcaataattatataaattttttaaataagagcaAACATAGATCAAAAAGTTAACAacgttaaaataaaaatcggagggagtactgtATAACTCTTCCACCTATGCAGTGACGGCAGCCGGAtggcaatatatatagagtgTCCACTCTCAAGTGGCAAGCTAGTCGATTGATTTCGGCGATCGCTCCAACTCCAAGAGCTAGCAACATCGATCGGtccggccggcgatggcggcggcggcggtgcggcgcaTCAAGCTGGGGTCGCAGGGGCTGGAGGTCTCGGCGCAGGGCCTCGGCTGCATGGGCATGTCCGCCTTCTACGGCCCGCCCAAGCCGGAGCCCGACATGGTGGCGCTCATccaccacgccgtcgccgccggcgtcaccTTCCTCGACACCTCCGACATCTACGGGCCGCACACCAACGAGCTTCTCCTCGGCAGGGTACGTGCGTGGCTGCATCTCTTGTGATTAAACTGATGGGGTGGGTGGAAACTGGGAAGGATCTgtgccgccgcgcgcgcgcgcgcgcgcgcgctgaaGGTGTTCGACGGAATGTTTTGCTCGGAATTAATCGCAGGCGCTGCGGGGCGGCGTGCGCGACAAGGTTGAGCTGGCCACCAAGTTCGGCATCTCGTTCGCCGACGGCAAGCGGGAGATCCGCGGCGACCCGGCGTACGTGCGCGCGGCCTGCGAGGGCAGCCTCCGGCGACTGGGCGTCGATTGCATCGACCTCTATTACCAGCACCGCATCGATACCAGGTTGCCCATCGAGGTCACGGTGAGTCACACACCAAatctttcctctttttttttttcatttgagtTGTGTTTACTTTGTGATATGTGGATGCGAAACATACACGTTAAGTGATACAGTTGATTGTGAAAGGGAAGGTAGGTGGTGGAGGGTTGGTGTCATGATTCAACGATAATTATTGGGGGTAGCTGCCGAACAAATGGACATCTCTTTTATTCATGAAAAAGCAAAAGGGGCATTTGGTTTGTTACTCATTTCTCTAGATAATTCATTCCATAATCATTAGAAAAACTAGATTCGAGGGAGGATTACTAAGTTGTTAGAAAACAAAGTAAAAGGGTCAATTTTTGAACACAGGAAAATTTAACCCAGCTTGAGGCACACTGAACTTCCTAAGTTTGTTTGCCTGTGTGTACATTGTAAGTGCAGTATCTTAGTTCGTTTTCAAACAATAATTAACCTTTCTTTCATTCATAGGAACTTGGCCTGAGTTCTGAACGGACAGGGTATGTGATGGAGAGAAAAGATCAAAGGAAGCTCCATTTCTTTCCACCACTCCTTGTATTATTGATTTTGAATCTGACTGGGATTCATCACTTAAGACTGTACTAATTAAATTTCTACTCAACAATATACTGATAAGCTATTGCATTTTGTCAAAATAGCAATATGAAgcataaatttctttttcgtttttcacAACAAGAGTTTGAACCATAGATTACAAAGATATGTAATACAATATTATTCACATTAGGATATGTCTGGTTGCCATAATTGTGTGGAAAAGCTTTTGTAAAGATCTTCCACTGTCACTGACATGTCTCTGGGTCTGGGCAGTTACAATACTTCCTATTTGATCAATGgtttttataattcaaaaatgttttctttccatttatatatatgtttattttagatattaTCTGTGGGATTTTAAAGGGTAAAAGCGTAAAGCAAAGATTGTGCAAATAATTTTCACTGACATGTCAATGGGCAGTTACACCACACAGTGCTGTTTTTGTAATAGCTGGGGATCTTGACCACCAACCTGCAACGAACATTCCAAAGTTTAACAGACGAATGCAGAAATACATGAAACGAATAAATAGATACTAGAGGATTGAAAATTAGTGGATATATTTGCTGAAGAGGACTCCTTATTTTCTtcgagaacatctaaatacaCAATAGCAACAGCTACTACTGGGTCTGTTCAGAAAGATAAGATTTTTGGGGTTCAACTTTTGTTCCACAATATAATGATATCTAGTACTACGCATTGTAGTACTTATCCTATCaaccattttttattcaaatttattccCATTTTACTTCCAACCATTCCTTTCATTCACAACCTTCCCTCATTTATTGAGGGAAACTGAGGACTTTTCTCATCAACATTAATCTCTACTAAACAACTTAGACATGCTTACATTGGCAACACATAAAAGCGAGCACCTGAACTGCAGCTacttatgatatttttgaaccGCTGCATGTAATTATTGTGTATAAATTGAAttgtatttgatttattttgtccTAAGAGCCATGCGTGCCTTTGTAGCAATAATTTTTGTTCTCCAGATTATTTAGTTGATTTACTTTTCACATTGTTAGATTGGTGAACTCAAGAAACTAGTTGAAGaaggaaagataaaatatattgggTTATCTGAAGCATCTGCATCAACAATCAGAAGGGCTCATGCTGTACACCCGATCACTGCAGTTCAGCTTGAGTGGTCCTTATGGTCTAGAGATGTGGAAGAAGATATAATTCCAACTTGCaggtatttttaaaacaaaatagtttctcttaaaaaaatcacatgctccatttttaatatcatttattatttcCATTTCAGAGAACTTGGAATTGGAATAGTAGCTTACAGCCCACTTGGTAGAGGGTTCTTTTCTAGTGGAGCTAAACTAGTGGATTCTCTATCAGATCAGGATTTTCGCAAGGTAAATTCCTATGGTTACAACTTGATCAGTTTTTCATTTAAggaatattttttcaagaataGGGACGAAGGGAGGttaggaaaatttttttaaaaaaaatcttgactACTGGGCGAATGATCGCAACTTTTCATTAAGAAGCAACCTCAACCAAGCTGGCCAAGAAAGACTTACTTTGCATTGATCGGACAGAAACCTTTTTGAATGAAGCTCATATGTGTGCTGTATATCAAATTCTCCTGTATTTATTCtttgaaaaatgaattctCTTTACTAAGAACTTGCGTTGATACTTTTGCAGCATATCCCTAGATTTCGACCAGAGAATCTTGAGAAGAATGCTGAAATATTTGAGCGTGTTAACTCAATGGCAAACAGAAAAGGATGCACGCCGTCACAACTCGCATTGGCCTGGGTCCATCATCAGGGAAGTGATGTATGCCCCATACCAGGGACAACAAAAATCGAGAATTTCAATCAAAACGTGGCAGCACTATCCGTGAAGCTCACCCCCGAGGAAATGGCTGAACTGGAGTCCTATGCCTGCGCAGACGACGTTCAGGGCGACCGGTATCCTCAAATGGCCAACACCTGGAAGGATTCTGAGACCCCTCCCTTGTCGTCCTGGAAAGCGGAGTAATCGTCTTCGTCTGTTCAAATACAAACAAACTCCCTGTTCACAACAGCTCAATCTGAATGGCAGAGCACAAAAGATTTTGTATGAGTGTTCATCAGACGCGGAGCTCGCTCCTGTTGTATATGTTCTATGCTTTGGTGATGTTTATGCCCTAAACCCTACTTGTGTGAAGGCCGGTTGTTAAGCTTGTGCGTTGCACGCAGTATGTGTGGTAATAATAAATGAAGTTTTCAAATCACCAAATTTGTGTTACTAGCATGCTTGTTCAAATTGAGCCGTGTCGTCATGTCTACATGGCAGGTTATAAAGTGTTCAACCATCACAATCATCTATGACCAGCCTTCGGTTGTCATCACACACGAGATGTTTCGTGGTAGTGGTGTGCTGGCTGCCGTGACAAcctcgttttttttcttttcttacgTTCACCGAACAAAAGCGCACACAGATGAATTCAGACACGAACGAGTGATGAAATGGATGGTCTCAATTGCAGCCCACTTGGTTGTGTCGGCTGCAGGTATTCCCTCCTCTCTATATTATAAcaccttttgttttatctagattcatatcatatgtatgtataaatctagacatatatataaattagtacacatataaatctaagcaaaataaaaaagtcttataacgtgAAAGAGATGGAATAACATGGAAtggaatggagagagtaatatAATTCACCGCACGGTCCTGGCCTCAGTATGGTTGGGCTCTATACGGCCACGTTCAGCAACAGTACTACTAACCCAGATTCCTCTCTTTTTATGTCCACATGCTTTCGAAATTgttaaatagtgtattttttccgtaaattttctatatgaatgttgcttaaaaaatcatattaatttattttataattttttataactagtaattaattaatcatatactaatcgaTCGTTATATCTTTCGCGCGGGTTAGATACCCTATGCCGAATGTGGCCGGAGGAGAAGACTACTCAGACTTTAAACTTATTTCCACCATCCCTAGTCCTTCACGAGCTGACCAATAAAAAATGACTTATCTCCACCATCCCTAGCGCTTCACGAGCTCACCAATAAAAAATGGTGGGTTCTTTCTGCCTTTTCACGGGTATCCTTGATTCTGCTTGATTTGAGATATGTTTGTACgtgtgcctttttttttttgccgaaAGTAATATTTGTTTGTTGTATTCTCGACAGTGATATATGATTCGTCGAAAGTTTGTTGTTAAGACTGAATCTCTTCGATTAATATGTGCATCGTGTGGTGTGCGATTAGGTTGCTCGACATGATGTGTTCTTTGCGACGAGCAGGCGCTTCAGGGCGGTGTGTGCTTGTGCGTGACAAGGTGGAGGATGGCCACCAAGTTTGGCAATACGTTCACCTATGGCAAGCGGGGGATcaatatattatatctttATATGTATATCCCTTCAACTTTCCATGGCCTCTCCTTGGTCTTAGTTAGCCACTTAGCCTGCTCTACTTCGTATTTATCTATACATTAGAAAACATTTTATGCATTGCATGTTAACCTTTCTATAGGACCATGTTTGAAAT
This window harbors:
- the LOC102701255 gene encoding probable aldo-keto reductase 2, with the protein product MAAAAVRRIKLGSQGLEVSAQGLGCMGMSAFYGPPKPEPDMVALIHHAVAAGVTFLDTSDIYGPHTNELLLGRALRGGVRDKVELATKFGISFADGKREIRGDPAYVRAACEGSLRRLGVDCIDLYYQHRIDTRLPIEVTIGELKKLVEEGKIKYIGLSEASASTIRRAHAVHPITAVQLEWSLWSRDVEEDIIPTCRELGIGIVAYSPLGRGFFSSGAKLVDSLSDQDFRKHIPRFRPENLEKNAEIFERVNSMANRKGCTPSQLALAWVHHQGSDVCPIPGTTKIENFNQNVAALSVKLTPEEMAELESYACADDVQGDRYPQMANTWKDSETPPLSSWKAE